A DNA window from Deltaproteobacteria bacterium contains the following coding sequences:
- a CDS encoding ribonucleoside triphosphate reductase translates to MHGKIKKRDDRLVKFNAEKITNAIAKAGAATGEFDGDGTIARKLTIKVLNLAEKLFDDKVITVEEIQDIVEEVLLSSPYRRTAKAYIIYRDQHARLREITNKMEVDLVDQYLKKKDWKINENSNMDYSLQGLNNYISSEVSKVYWLNEIYSPEIRKAHTDGDFHIHDLSLLSVYCVGWDLYDLLMQGFRGVSGKVESKPAKHLRSALGQVVNFFYTLQGEAAGAQAFSNFDTLLAPFIRYDGLTYNEIKQALQEFIFNINVPTRVGFQTPFTNVTLDVKVPKYYANQNVIIGGKPQQETFSDFQNEMNLFNKAFLQVMADGDAKGRVFTFPIPTYNVTKEFNWEDRNLDGLWEMTAKYGVPYFSNFINSDMNPEDARSMCCRLRIDNRELEKRGGGLFGSNPLTGSIGVITMNMPRIGYLSKTEDEFIERLKRLMSIAKDSLETKRKVLEKFTEGNLYPYTKYYLRDVKKRFNEYWKNHFSTIGLVGMNEACHNFLGKNIATQEGQMFTLRVLDFMRKSLLEFQKETGNNYNLESTPAEGTSYRLAKIDRTKYPDIISANQSGNIKGEPFYTNSTQLPVNFTDDIFEALDIQDEIQAKYTGGTVFHTYAGERIQDPTSVKALVKKICTNYHLPYLTFTPTFSVCPSHGYLNGEMKTCPICQESCEVYSRVVGYLRPIKQWNLGKQEEFRERRVFSF, encoded by the coding sequence ATGCATGGAAAGATAAAAAAAAGGGATGACCGATTAGTAAAATTCAATGCGGAAAAGATAACCAATGCCATTGCGAAGGCCGGAGCTGCAACGGGTGAGTTTGATGGTGATGGAACTATAGCAAGGAAACTCACGATAAAAGTTCTTAATTTAGCAGAAAAACTCTTCGACGATAAAGTAATAACGGTGGAAGAAATTCAGGACATCGTTGAAGAGGTGCTTTTATCTTCTCCTTACCGCCGAACCGCTAAGGCTTATATCATATATAGAGATCAGCATGCCAGATTAAGGGAAATTACCAATAAAATGGAGGTTGATTTAGTTGATCAGTATCTGAAGAAGAAAGACTGGAAAATTAATGAGAACAGCAATATGGATTATTCCTTGCAGGGTTTGAATAACTATATATCTTCCGAAGTCAGCAAGGTGTACTGGTTAAACGAGATTTATTCACCGGAAATTAGGAAGGCCCACACGGATGGTGATTTCCATATCCATGATTTAAGCCTTCTTTCCGTTTATTGTGTTGGTTGGGATTTGTATGATCTTCTTATGCAGGGCTTCAGAGGTGTGTCCGGGAAAGTTGAAAGCAAACCGGCTAAGCACCTTCGCAGTGCTCTGGGACAGGTTGTCAATTTCTTTTATACCCTTCAGGGAGAAGCAGCCGGAGCCCAGGCCTTCTCAAATTTTGATACCCTTCTTGCACCTTTCATAAGATACGACGGTTTGACTTATAATGAAATTAAACAGGCTTTACAGGAATTTATTTTTAATATTAACGTTCCGACAAGGGTAGGTTTTCAGACACCATTTACCAACGTCACCTTAGATGTAAAGGTGCCAAAATACTATGCTAATCAAAATGTCATTATCGGTGGTAAACCACAGCAGGAGACATTCAGCGATTTTCAGAATGAGATGAATCTCTTCAACAAAGCGTTTCTTCAGGTGATGGCTGATGGTGACGCCAAGGGCAGGGTATTCACTTTTCCAATTCCAACATACAACGTGACAAAGGAATTCAACTGGGAAGACCGTAATCTTGATGGCCTATGGGAAATGACGGCTAAGTATGGGGTGCCCTATTTTTCTAATTTTATAAATTCAGATATGAATCCGGAAGATGCGAGGAGCATGTGCTGTAGACTTCGCATTGATAATAGAGAATTGGAGAAAAGAGGCGGGGGGCTTTTTGGTTCCAATCCTTTAACGGGCTCTATCGGCGTGATTACAATGAATATGCCGAGAATAGGTTACCTTTCTAAGACAGAAGATGAATTTATAGAACGGCTGAAAAGATTAATGAGCATTGCGAAGGATAGTTTGGAAACAAAGAGAAAAGTCCTTGAAAAATTTACAGAAGGAAACCTCTATCCTTATACGAAATATTATTTAAGAGATGTAAAGAAGCGTTTTAACGAATACTGGAAGAATCACTTTTCAACTATCGGGCTCGTTGGCATGAATGAAGCCTGCCATAATTTTCTTGGTAAAAATATTGCTACCCAGGAAGGACAGATGTTCACCCTGCGCGTATTGGATTTTATGAGAAAAAGCCTTTTGGAATTTCAAAAAGAAACGGGGAATAACTATAATCTTGAATCGACGCCTGCTGAAGGTACATCGTACCGTCTTGCAAAAATTGATCGGACGAAATATCCTGATATAATCAGCGCCAATCAGAGTGGAAACATTAAAGGGGAACCATTTTATACAAACTCGACACAACTTCCTGTGAACTTTACGGACGATATATTTGAAGCGCTCGATATTCAGGATGAGATTCAGGCAAAATACACGGGGGGGACGGTTTTCCATACATATGCAGGTGAAAGAATACAAGATCCGACTTCTGTAAAAGCGCTTGTAAAAAAAATATGCACCAATTATCATTTGCCCTACCTTACATTCACGCCCACTTTTAGCGTCTGTCCCTCTCATGGATATTTAAACGGCGAGATGAAAACATGTCCAATATGTCAGGAATCTTGTGAAGTATATTCTCGTGTAGTTGGTTATCTGCGACCTATAAAACAGTGGAATTTGGGGAAGCAGGAAGAATTTAGGGAGAGGAGGGTTTTCAGTTTTTAA
- a CDS encoding anaerobic ribonucleoside-triphosphate reductase activating protein, translated as MQKVSLIEYPGKICAIIFTQGCNFNCPYCYNAELVDPNLYRECLPEDEIFSFLAKRKGKLDAVTITGGEPTIQPDLIEFVKYVRKIGYLIKIDTNGSYPKVIEKLISKKLVDYIAMDLKGPLSKYRIVTRSQINEDEIKQSIEIIMKSGIPYEFRTTILKQLLDENDILEIGNLIKGASLYILQQFVPTKTLDKNFHNYEAYTLEEMHSFRDKLKKDVSVAFVR; from the coding sequence TTGCAGAAAGTATCATTAATTGAATATCCGGGTAAAATCTGTGCAATTATATTTACACAGGGCTGTAATTTTAATTGCCCCTATTGCTATAATGCAGAATTGGTAGATCCCAATCTCTACCGAGAATGCCTGCCGGAAGATGAGATATTTTCATTTTTAGCAAAGCGTAAGGGGAAGCTTGATGCGGTGACGATCACGGGAGGCGAACCGACAATACAACCCGACTTGATTGAGTTTGTAAAGTATGTTAGAAAAATCGGGTATTTAATTAAAATAGATACAAACGGTTCTTATCCTAAGGTAATAGAAAAACTCATTAGCAAAAAACTGGTGGACTACATTGCCATGGATCTAAAAGGACCCTTGAGTAAATACAGGATCGTGACGAGGTCACAAATTAATGAGGATGAAATCAAACAGAGTATAGAAATAATTATGAAATCAGGAATACCGTATGAATTCCGCACAACTATCCTGAAACAATTACTTGATGAAAATGATATTTTAGAAATTGGGAATTTAATTAAAGGTGCAAGCCTTTACATATTGCAGCAGTTTGTTCCTACAAAAACACTTGATAAAAATTTTCACAATTATGAGGCATATACACTGGAGGAAATGCACTCTTTTAGGGATAAACTTAAGAAAGACGTATCGGTTGCCTTTGTTCGATAA
- a CDS encoding GAF domain-containing protein produces the protein MDKDKETSPIYYTDGDQINELLSKLVSEVKGFTEKQLDQIRRLNQIGTALSAERNLDRLLEMIVDEAREFTNADGGTLYIMSDDENELHFAIVQNTSLNVRMGGTGGKITWPPVKLKNPDGSPNHANVSAYAAFTHKVVNISDVYHAEGFNFEGTRKFDADTGYRSRSMLVVPMRNHENDIIGVLQLLNAQMPITKEVISFSLENQKMTESLASQAAVAISNNRLIHDLEELLESFIKSIAMAIDEKSPYTGGHVRRVSELTMTIAGKINEAKEGPYAGIYFNEDKLKELHISAWLHDVGKITTPEFIIDKARKLETIYDRIGNLKVRFEVLKRDYVIAELKKGNIQKGEKGPEIAINDYDKCAKDFEADYEFLVDVNTGSKFMDEKMLERLKSIAARQLSFDGDFQNLLSDDEIYYLSIPMGTLTNEEKEIIKNHVTVTHKMLSHLPFPKKLKNVSYYASAHHEKIDGAGYPLGLKGDQIPLQARIIALADIFDALTAKDRPYKKEKTLSEAIKIMGYMVKDKHIDADLFELFIKERIYLDYARRELTPHQIDIV, from the coding sequence ATGGATAAAGATAAAGAAACAAGCCCCATTTATTATACCGACGGCGATCAAATTAATGAACTGCTGAGCAAGCTGGTATCAGAAGTAAAGGGCTTTACAGAGAAACAGCTCGATCAAATCAGAAGGTTGAATCAGATAGGAACAGCTCTGTCAGCTGAAAGGAACCTCGACAGGCTATTAGAAATGATCGTCGATGAAGCGAGGGAATTTACCAACGCCGATGGCGGCACTCTGTATATTATGTCTGATGACGAAAATGAACTCCATTTTGCAATAGTACAGAACACTTCATTAAATGTCCGTATGGGAGGAACGGGTGGAAAGATTACATGGCCACCGGTAAAGTTAAAGAATCCGGATGGAAGTCCCAATCATGCGAATGTCTCTGCATACGCTGCATTTACACATAAAGTCGTTAATATTTCTGATGTTTATCATGCGGAGGGGTTTAATTTTGAAGGCACAAGAAAATTCGATGCTGATACGGGGTATCGCTCCAGATCCATGCTTGTTGTGCCCATGCGGAATCATGAAAATGATATTATCGGCGTTCTCCAGTTATTGAATGCTCAAATGCCGATAACGAAGGAGGTTATTTCATTTTCACTTGAAAATCAGAAAATGACGGAATCTCTGGCATCCCAGGCAGCAGTTGCCATCTCCAATAATCGACTTATCCATGATCTGGAAGAACTGTTAGAGTCCTTTATCAAATCTATCGCTATGGCGATTGATGAGAAATCTCCTTATACGGGAGGTCATGTTCGTCGGGTTTCTGAATTGACAATGACCATTGCGGGAAAGATAAACGAAGCCAAAGAAGGACCATATGCCGGCATTTACTTTAACGAAGACAAATTGAAGGAGCTTCACATCTCGGCATGGCTTCATGATGTGGGTAAGATAACTACCCCGGAATTCATTATTGATAAGGCAAGAAAACTTGAAACAATTTATGACAGGATTGGAAACTTAAAGGTACGTTTTGAGGTTCTCAAAAGGGACTATGTTATTGCAGAACTGAAGAAAGGAAATATACAAAAAGGGGAAAAAGGTCCAGAAATAGCAATTAACGATTATGATAAATGCGCTAAAGATTTTGAAGCAGATTATGAATTCCTCGTAGATGTTAACACGGGAAGCAAATTCATGGACGAAAAGATGCTTGAACGGCTGAAGAGCATAGCTGCAAGACAATTGAGCTTTGATGGAGATTTTCAAAATCTGCTGAGCGATGATGAAATTTATTATCTTAGTATTCCTATGGGAACACTTACAAACGAAGAGAAAGAAATCATCAAAAATCACGTAACTGTTACCCACAAAATGCTTTCTCATCTTCCTTTTCCAAAAAAATTAAAAAATGTTTCCTATTATGCATCAGCTCACCATGAGAAAATCGATGGCGCCGGTTATCCATTGGGATTAAAAGGCGACCAGATTCCCCTCCAGGCCCGTATTATAGCATTGGCGGATATATTCGATGCATTAACAGCGAAAGACAGGCCGTACAAGAAAGAAAAAACCCTGTCGGAAGCAATAAAGATAATGGGATATATGGTGAAGGACAAACATATCGATGCGGATCTGTTCGAGCTTTTTATCAAGGAGCGAATTTATCTGGATTACGCAAGGAGAGAATTGACACCACACCAGATTGATATTGTTTAA
- a CDS encoding M48 family metalloprotease: protein MNKFDTFRRINTLILLVFVILSSLFQNTGLAHASFTLEDEKKLGKEFYEKLEKSNVLIHDQKINMYINELGNKVLSHSQKAPFDYRFSVIKSSAINAFATPGGYVYVNRGLINMVETESELSAVLAHEIAHVNARHIASIIEKSQKVGIATLAAILAGAFLGGGGDLSAAVMSFSLAAATSLNLKYSREHEEEADRLGMYYVASAGYDSKAMLDMLKIMRRYEFYSNSIPSYFLTHPGTDERITYIDALLQTTYTHKGAKSIIGNFKRIQALLMFGEKNLDVSLKYFKNELQKNQNDVDALYGIAVIQDRLGQTVESLANFLKALSLSPNDGDITRDLGIAYFKLGRTSEAVVLLRRALTLNEDDLDTVLYLGRSYELQGDYVSALNLYKILEKKKIDDADIFYSIAMAYGKTNNPGDSHYNFGIYFKKKKKMDSALFHFKEALRYYPKYSDKSQEIENEIKSIKR, encoded by the coding sequence TTGAATAAATTCGATACTTTTAGAAGAATAAATACTTTAATATTATTAGTTTTTGTTATTCTTAGTTCATTATTTCAAAATACAGGATTGGCACACGCATCTTTTACCCTTGAAGATGAAAAAAAACTCGGAAAAGAATTTTACGAAAAACTGGAAAAAAGTAACGTTCTGATCCATGATCAAAAGATAAACATGTATATCAATGAACTCGGGAATAAGGTGCTTTCGCATAGTCAGAAGGCACCTTTCGATTATCGATTCTCTGTTATTAAAAGCTCCGCAATAAATGCCTTTGCGACTCCTGGAGGTTATGTCTACGTCAACAGAGGCTTAATCAACATGGTCGAAACTGAAAGTGAGCTTTCCGCCGTACTGGCGCACGAAATAGCTCATGTAAATGCCAGGCATATTGCCAGTATCATTGAAAAATCTCAGAAGGTAGGAATTGCTACACTCGCTGCCATTCTCGCCGGTGCATTTCTTGGCGGCGGAGGAGACCTTTCTGCCGCTGTAATGAGCTTTTCATTAGCAGCAGCCACGAGCTTAAATCTTAAATACAGCCGTGAACATGAAGAAGAGGCGGACAGGCTTGGTATGTATTATGTTGCCAGTGCGGGATATGACAGTAAAGCCATGTTAGATATGTTAAAAATAATGAGGAGATATGAGTTTTACTCAAATAGTATTCCGTCCTACTTTCTCACCCATCCGGGGACAGATGAAAGAATCACCTACATCGACGCTCTTCTGCAAACTACATATACTCATAAAGGTGCAAAAAGTATTATTGGAAATTTTAAAAGGATACAAGCCCTCCTGATGTTTGGGGAAAAAAATCTCGACGTGAGTCTTAAATATTTCAAAAATGAATTACAGAAGAACCAAAACGACGTTGATGCACTTTATGGAATTGCCGTGATACAGGACAGACTCGGGCAAACTGTCGAATCTCTCGCTAACTTTCTCAAAGCCTTAAGCCTGTCTCCTAATGACGGAGACATCACACGAGATCTTGGAATTGCCTATTTCAAACTCGGGAGGACATCCGAAGCAGTTGTCTTACTTCGTAGGGCCTTAACTCTTAATGAAGACGATTTAGATACAGTGCTCTATCTTGGAAGGTCGTACGAGTTACAGGGCGATTATGTATCAGCATTGAACCTTTACAAAATACTCGAAAAAAAGAAAATTGATGATGCAGATATTTTTTATAGTATTGCTATGGCTTATGGGAAGACAAACAACCCTGGCGATTCACATTACAATTTCGGAATCTATTTCAAAAAGAAAAAAAAGATGGATAGCGCCCTTTTTCACTTCAAGGAAGCATTGAGATATTATCCCAAATACTCTGATAAATCTCAGGAAATTGAAAATGAGATCAAATCTATTAAACGTTAA
- the cmk gene encoding (d)CMP kinase, producing MMKKGLVITIDGPAGAGKSTISKVLANKMSYIYLDTGALYRAVAYKIINDGISPDNPKELSDLCHRIKIYLRNVDGNLNVFIDSENVTKKIRSEEVGLLASKVSAISIVRSTLLSIQREAGEKGGIVAEGRDMGTVVFPDADCKFYLDAGEGERVRRRYNELLTRGNRADYREIERDLIVRDRQDREREIAPLKASQDAIIVDSSNMSIFEVVDTMMSVIKSRLGEKFN from the coding sequence ATGATGAAAAAAGGACTGGTTATTACAATCGACGGACCTGCCGGTGCAGGTAAAAGTACGATCAGCAAGGTTCTCGCAAATAAAATGTCCTATATTTATCTCGATACAGGTGCGCTGTATAGAGCAGTTGCCTATAAAATTATCAATGATGGGATTTCGCCGGATAATCCAAAAGAGCTTTCAGATTTGTGTCATCGAATAAAGATTTATCTTCGAAATGTGGATGGAAATTTGAATGTATTTATCGATAGTGAAAATGTGACTAAAAAGATAAGGAGTGAGGAAGTGGGCCTTCTTGCGTCAAAAGTATCTGCAATTTCCATCGTAAGAAGCACACTTTTATCGATTCAGCGGGAGGCAGGCGAAAAAGGAGGTATAGTCGCCGAGGGTAGAGACATGGGGACAGTAGTATTTCCAGATGCTGATTGTAAATTTTATCTTGATGCAGGCGAGGGAGAAAGAGTTAGAAGGCGTTACAATGAATTGCTAACGCGAGGAAACAGAGCTGACTATCGGGAAATTGAAAGAGATTTAATAGTGAGGGACAGGCAAGATCGAGAAAGAGAAATAGCTCCTTTAAAGGCTTCTCAAGATGCAATTATCGTAGACTCTTCAAATATGAGCATTTTTGAAGTCGTCGATACGATGATGTCAGTAATTAAAAGCCGCTTGGGGGAAAAATTCAACTGA
- a CDS encoding 30S ribosomal protein S1 has product MVNGNNLIADENHEGKQVNEKVSAGGKEEDIGFRELYEQSLQSVQLGEIVIGKVVQINSDVVMVDVGWKTEGYIPARELKDDEGNIPLAVGDQVEVLVDRRDSDGNLVLSRDKALKIKIWDDVKNACEHNTPVKGIVIERVKGGLSVDIGILAFLPGSQVDVRPVRDLDKYVGQTLMFNVLKYDRKRNNVVLSRRSILEHERIEAKRETLEGIDEGKIMEGVIKNITDYGLFIDLGGIDGLLHVTDISWGRIARPSDNFSKGDKITVKVLSFDREKERVSLGLKQLTDNPWENISEKYPVGSIVEGKVVNLTDYGVFVELEPGVEGLVHITEMFWTREIKHPSKVLSMGENVKVMVLDVNPEAKRVSLGLKQTAENPWEALKQKYPEGSLVKGVIRNITNFGFFVGIEEGIDGLVHVSDISWKQNIKHPSELFKKGQEIEAMVLNIDVENEKFSLGIKQVDKNPWDENNFKYATGSIIKGKVTNVTDFGIFVELEEGVEGLVHISELSQKRVKSASEIYAVGDTVSAIVKSVDLLNRRIRLSIKDYESASEGYSVTQYINNKENIGSNLGKVMADVKIADTEKG; this is encoded by the coding sequence ATGGTTAACGGTAATAACTTAATAGCTGATGAAAATCATGAAGGTAAGCAAGTAAATGAAAAAGTTTCAGCCGGTGGTAAAGAAGAGGATATCGGTTTCAGAGAATTGTATGAACAGAGTCTGCAGAGCGTGCAGCTTGGTGAAATAGTTATCGGAAAGGTTGTCCAAATAAACAGTGATGTCGTTATGGTTGATGTGGGCTGGAAGACGGAAGGTTACATTCCAGCCAGAGAATTGAAAGATGATGAAGGGAATATCCCCCTTGCTGTCGGTGATCAAGTAGAAGTCCTGGTTGACAGAAGAGACTCGGATGGTAATCTGGTCTTGTCGAGGGATAAGGCTTTAAAAATTAAAATATGGGATGATGTAAAAAATGCCTGCGAGCATAATACCCCCGTCAAAGGTATAGTTATAGAAAGAGTTAAGGGTGGGCTGTCCGTCGATATTGGAATTTTGGCTTTCCTGCCCGGTTCGCAGGTTGATGTTCGTCCGGTAAGAGATCTTGATAAATATGTAGGACAAACATTGATGTTCAATGTTCTTAAATATGACAGGAAGAGAAACAATGTCGTATTATCGAGGAGATCGATATTAGAACATGAAAGGATAGAGGCTAAGAGAGAGACCCTTGAGGGCATTGATGAAGGAAAGATTATGGAAGGGGTCATTAAGAATATAACCGATTATGGACTTTTCATTGATTTGGGGGGCATTGATGGCCTACTTCATGTGACAGACATATCATGGGGAAGGATTGCACGACCATCTGATAATTTTTCCAAAGGTGACAAGATAACGGTGAAAGTCCTTTCTTTTGACAGAGAGAAAGAAAGGGTTTCCCTTGGTTTGAAACAACTGACGGATAATCCGTGGGAGAATATTAGCGAAAAATATCCAGTTGGATCTATCGTTGAAGGCAAAGTAGTAAACCTTACGGATTACGGAGTCTTTGTAGAACTGGAACCGGGAGTGGAAGGCCTTGTCCATATCACGGAGATGTTCTGGACAAGAGAGATTAAGCATCCATCTAAGGTTTTATCCATGGGTGAAAATGTTAAAGTCATGGTTTTAGATGTAAATCCTGAGGCAAAGCGCGTTTCCCTTGGATTGAAACAAACAGCGGAGAATCCGTGGGAAGCACTGAAACAAAAATATCCCGAGGGGAGCCTTGTTAAGGGCGTAATCAGGAATATTACGAACTTTGGTTTTTTCGTCGGTATTGAAGAAGGTATAGATGGTCTTGTTCACGTATCTGATATTTCCTGGAAGCAAAATATTAAACATCCTTCGGAATTGTTTAAAAAGGGCCAGGAAATTGAGGCTATGGTTTTGAATATTGATGTAGAAAACGAAAAATTTTCTCTCGGAATCAAGCAGGTGGATAAGAACCCCTGGGATGAAAATAATTTTAAGTATGCAACAGGATCAATCATTAAAGGAAAGGTAACTAACGTCACAGACTTCGGTATTTTTGTAGAACTCGAGGAAGGTGTAGAAGGCTTGGTTCATATTTCAGAATTAAGTCAAAAAAGGGTAAAATCTGCATCAGAAATATATGCAGTTGGCGATACTGTATCGGCAATAGTTAAAAGCGTTGACTTGCTGAATAGAAGAATCAGGTTGAGCATAAAGGACTACGAATCAGCATCTGAGGGATATTCGGTGACTCAGTACATTAACAACAAGGAGAATATTGGTTCAAATCTTGGGAAGGTCATGGCAGATGTGAAAATTGCGGACACTGAGAAAGGATAA